A stretch of DNA from Phycisphaerales bacterium AB-hyl4:
CGTGCTTGCCGAGGCGGAAGTGCCCAAGGCGATGGCCGAAGCGTTCCGCCAGGGCAACCTCGGCATCATGGACTACTACCGCATGCGGAACATCCAGTCCGACACGTCGATGCGCGACTCGATCGCTGACGACGAAGGCAAGCAGTAGGAAAGACATGACAAGGTGAGGGGGTGACAGGGTGACAAGGTGATGAAGCCTTGCTACCCGCTCACCCTGTCACCTTGTCACCCTGTCACAACTCACGCCCCGCGCCCGACGAGCATAGGACGCGGCACGCGGTTGGTTTCATAAGGGCCGTTTCACTTACGCAATCGGTTGGACGTCAACGCCCAGCAGCATTCGGCCGGCCTGCCGGACAAGCCCCTCGGCGCCGGCGATCACGTGCGTGACACATGAGCCGGTGCGCAACGCCGGGCCCGCGCCGACGACGATGGCGGGATCGTGATATTCCATTTCGCCGAAGCAATGGCCGGGGCCTTCGCCGGTGGCGGTGCCATCGTCGTTGTAGGCTTGCAAGGCGTCGCCGCCGAAGGTGTCATCGGTCATGCGCGGCATGTCGACGTAGGCTTCGCCCGGCTGCGGGAGGAAGACGCGGACGATCAGCGACGCCTGGCCGTCGGGCAGGGCACGGTAGTAACCCATGCGGCCGTTGGTGTGTTCAGCACGCAGGCCCATCTTGATACGACGTCGGCTGTCGATGAGGAACCGAACGCAGTGCGGATCGACCTGCACATGCTTGTCGCCGAACGGGTCGTAGTAGCTGCGCGGTTGGCCCTGCACGGGCATGACGGTCGGGCAGATGAGTGTGCCGGTGGGCGGTAGCTGGAGGATGTCCCACGCGCCGGCGACGGCTTCGGGGTCGCCTTCGATCAGTGACAGGTCGTTGCGGATGGCGAAGCTGGCGCAGGCGAGCGAGTCGGGCAGGCCGTGGGGGCGATCGATGATGGTGATTTCGCGCGAGAGGTTCAGCGAGACAGACCGCTCGCTGCGATGGTCGGTCAGGGCCATCGTCGTACCGAGCACGACGTGGTCATCGCCCTCTTCGATGGGGCCCCACTCGGAGGGGTCCATGCGTGTGGGAAGTTGGTACGTGCCCTGCGGATCGGTGCGGGCGGCTTCGAGGTCGGGCCACATGTAGCCGTTTTCGGGCGCGATCCAGATCCGGTCGCCGCCGATGAGTCCGCCGGCTTCGTGCAGGGGCGTGCCGGCGTCGCTGGCGTCTTCGAGTCGGGGGTTATGCCAGAAGAGGTTTTCATCGACACCGGGCAGTGTGCAGCCGAGCACGCGTGCACCGTGGTCGAGCACGATGATCTGCCCGCTGCCCGCGGTGAAGGTTCGTGGTTCGTGGCCGTTGTCGGCAAGCGAAGCGGCGAGGCGATTCAACCAGTCGGCCATGATGGGCTCCCTCATTTATTTAATCGTTGCGAGTGGCGACCACGGTACGGCAACGGATGAGCGGTCACAAATCGCCCACCGACCAAATCTCCGAAAAGGTGGGCCGGGCCTGATCGGGCCGATATGATTAGGTAGACGGTTTTATGCTGAAGTTTGAGCTGGGAGAACGCGAGATGCATGCGATCGACAAGGCCCTCGGACGAGCCCGGCTACGCCTGCTGCTTTGCCGAGCAGTGTGGTGGCTGGGTGTGCTGACGCTGGCGGGACTGGCGGCGGCGGCGGCGCTGCTGCTGGCCGAACGGCTGTTCCTCGCGCCGATTGCATGGTGGGCCTATGCGATAGTGGCGGGCGTGGTGGTGTTGGCGACGCCCGTGCTGGCGTGGCGAGGGTTACCGGGGCAGGCGCAGGTGGCGGAGTTGCTCGACGATCGGCTTCATCTGAAGGATCGGCTGAGCACGGCGTTGTACGTGCGTGCGATGGCGGACCAGCCGTTCGCCCGGCAGGTGATGGTGGATGCGGAACAGGCGGCGGATCGGCTGTCGGTGCGTGAGGCGTTGCCCGTGCGAGGCGGTCGGGCGTGGAACTGGACGCCGGTGGGGGTGGCGGTGTTCGGACTGCTTGCGTTGCTCGTGCCCGCGGAGGTGGACGTGCTCGGGTTGAATCAGCGTCAGGCACAGCAGGCCGCCGACGACGCGCAGGCCGACGAAGCTCAGCAGCGGATCGTCGAGGCAAGCGCTCACATGCCTGACCCGAGTCGGATGACCGACGAGGCGGAGGCGGCCCGCGCGGAAGACCTGCTCAATCAACTTGCAGAGCTATCGCAGCGCGATCTGCGCAACCCTGACATCCGCCGGGATGCGCAAGCGCAGTTGTCGCGGTTGCAGGACCGAATCGCGAGCGAGCGCGAGCAGCAGGAGCGGACGTTGCGGACGATGCGCAACGCGATGAGCCGTATCGATCCGGGGCAGTCGGGCCCGGCGAACCGCTTTGCCGACGCACTGCGTCGCGGTGAGTTTGCCAGCGCCCAGCGTGAGTTGGATGAGCTTTCGCGCGCGGTGCGTGAAGGCTCGCTTTCCGAAAGTGAGCAGCAGGCGTTGCAGCAGCAGCTACGGAACATGTCGGACCAGCTTGAGCAGTCCGCCGAGCAGCATCGCCAGCGGCAGGAACAGACGCAGGAGCAGATGCGTGAGCAGTTGCGCGAGCAAGGCCTGAGCGATGAGCAGATTGACGATTTGCAACAGCAGAACTTCGACCAGCAGGCCGTCGAGGATGCGCTGCGTGAAGAATACGAACAGCAGGACATGGACCGCGAGCAGGCGCAGCAGCAGGCCCGCGAGCAAGCCGAACGGACGCAGCAGCAACAGCAACAATCACAGCAGGACAGCCAGGCCGGTGAGATGTGCGACGGTCTTGGCGGTTCGATGAGCCAGATGGCCGACGCGCTCGACCCGCAGGGGCAGCAGCAGGGTCAACAGGGACAAGACGGCCAACAGCAACAAGCCCAGCAGGGAGAGGACGGCCAGCCGCAGCAAGGTCAGCAGCAGGCTCAAAACGGCCAGCAGGCGCAAGACGGCGGGCAGGGGCAAAGCGGTCAGCAAGGCCAGGGCTTCGACCAAGGCTCGTGGCAAGGCCAACAGCAACTGGACCAGATTTCGCAGATGCAGCAGGCGCTGAAGGACATGGGCGTCAGCGAGCAGCAATTGCAGGATGCGATGCAACAACTTTCGCAACAGCAGCAACAGGAAGGCGACGACGGCGGGGGCGGTCAGCAACAAGATCAATCGCAACAACAGCAGGCAGGCGTCGGCGAAGGCGCGGGCTCGGGGTCGGCCGGCCCGCCGTTGGGAGAAGAAAGGCGGATCGGCGAGTACCAAACGCAAGCACGCGACCGCTCACGCGACGGCCAGGGGCGGATCATCGCGTCGTGGCATGAGGAAGGTGAGATGACTGCCGACGCGCCGACAATCGAATACGACCAGGCGGTGAGCGAAGCGCGCAGTGATGCCGAGCGAGCGGTCAGCGAAGACCGCGTGCCGCGCCGCTACCACGGCGCGATCCGCGAATACTTCAAGCAACTGCCCGAGTCGGCGGATGAAACGCGACGAGCGCCGGCCACACCTTGATGAGAATCAGTTACAGGCCGACACGAACTGATTCGCATCGAACGATGAACCATCAACCTTGCTGAATTTTCGGTTTGATCAACCTGAACTGCTCTGGCTGCTGCTGTTGGCAGTGCCGATCGTGTGGCTGGGCAGGCGGAGCCTGGCATCGCTGGACCCGACGCGCCGCTGGACGGCGGTGGGGCTGCGGCTGGCGGTGCTGGCTGTGCTGGTGTTCATGCTGGCAGGGCTTCAACTCGAACGCCGACACAGCGACCTGACCGTGATGGCGGTGGTCGATCAGAGCGAGTCGGTTCGGCGGTTCGCTCAGCCGCCCACGCCGGCGCAGCGGCCCGGCCCCACCGCCGAGCAACATCACACGATCGAACAGTGGCAGCAACAATGGCTTTACCAGGCAACGCGCGGCCGACGACAGGACGACCGCTTCGGCATGATCACCTACGACGGTCGCCCCACCGTGCGGTCGCTGCCGAGCCCGGTCGTCAACATCACACCGGGCACGATCGATCAGCCCGTCGAGGGCACGGACGCCGCGGCCGGCCTGCGGACGGCGCTGGCGCTGTTCCCGGGCGATACCGGCCAGCGCATGCTCTGGGTGAGCGATGGCAATGATGGCACGATCGATGCCACCGGGCGCGTCGACGGCTCGGCAGTGCTCGACGCGGCACGCGAAGCCGCGGCGGCGGGCATTGCCATCGACGTCGTGCCACTGAGCTACCGCCTCGATCGCGAAGTGATGGTCGAAGGCATCTACGCCCCCACCGAGGTGCGCGAAGGGCAGACGGTGGCTTTGCGCGTCGTATTGCGTTCCACGCATCGCGCTCGCGGCACGCTGCACCTGCTCCACGATGACGAGCCGGTCAATCTCAACCCCGAAGGCAATCGTATGGGAGTGCCCATCACACCCGACGACTGGACCGCCGAGGGCGATGACGGTGATGCTGTCGACGATACGGGCACGTCGAATGGCGCATCGCAGCCCGGCCGATACGTCGCCGTGACAAACGTGGAAATTCCGCTGCACTACGCAGGCGTGAGCCGATTCGAAGCGGTGTTCGACCCGGCATCGGGGCATGATCAGATCACGGCCAACAATCGCGCCGAGGCGTTCACCCTCGTCGCGGGCGAAGGGCGTGTGCTGTTCGTGGACAACGTCGGCGGCGACAGCGGCACGGTGCTGCCGCGAGCGTTGCAAAGCCGGGGTATTTTGCTCGACATCGTCACACCGCGCAGCCTGCCGACAAGGTTGACGCAGCTTCAGCGGTATGACGGCATCGTGTTGCAGAACGTGCCCGCTGACCTGTTCACCACACCGCAGCATCGCATGCTCGCCGAGTACGTGCACGACCTCGGCGGCGGGCTGGTCATGGTCGGCGGGCCGGAGAGTTTCGGCGCAGGCGGCTGGGCGAACACGCACGTCGACCGCGTGCTGCCGGTCGAGTCGCAGATCCCCAGCCAGCGTGTCATGCCCTCCGGGGCGCTGGTGCTGGTGATCGACCGTTCCGGGTCGATGAGCGCCAATGTCGCCGGCACGCGCTACAACCGTCAGGAGATCGCCAACGAAGCGGCGGTGCTCGCGCTGCAGGCGCTGTTCCCGCAAGACCTCATCGGCGTGGTTGTGTTTGATCGCCAGGCCGACTGGGTGGTCGACGTCCAACCCGCCAGCGATCAGCAGCGCATCGCCAGCCGTATCCGCTCCATCCAGCCGCGCGGCGGCACGCACATCTACCCCGGCCTCGTCGAAGCGACCAACGCCCTTCGGCAGCTCAGCCCCCAGGACGCCGCTGTCCGCCACATCGTCCTGCTGACCGACGGCATGGACAACCCCGGCCTGCAAAGCGACTACCCCGGCGTCGTCCGAGACATGCTCGACAACGACATCAGCCTCACCACCGTCGGCATCGGTGAAGCCAGCGAAATCGACGGCGCCCTGCTCGAAGACCTCGCCAACCGCGGCGGCGGTGAGTTTTACCACGTCACCAACCCGGCCGACCTGCCGCAGATCTTCATCAAAGAAGCCCGCACCATCCGCCAGAACCTCGTCAAGGAACAAACCTTCACGCCGCAGTTGCAGAACACCGGCTCGCCCATCATGGCCAACGTCACCGGCGTACCGGAACTGCATGGCCTCGTGCTCACCGGTGAAAAAGACGACCCGCGCGTTGTCACCCCCATCCTCGGCCCCGACGGCGAGCCGGTCTTTGCCCACTGGCAGGTCGGCCTCGGCCGGGCGGCTGCGTTTACCTCCGACGCCACCAACCGCTGGGCGACCCCCTGGCTGCA
This window harbors:
- a CDS encoding DUF6786 family protein gives rise to the protein MADWLNRLAASLADNGHEPRTFTAGSGQIIVLDHGARVLGCTLPGVDENLFWHNPRLEDASDAGTPLHEAGGLIGGDRIWIAPENGYMWPDLEAARTDPQGTYQLPTRMDPSEWGPIEEGDDHVVLGTTMALTDHRSERSVSLNLSREITIIDRPHGLPDSLACASFAIRNDLSLIEGDPEAVAGAWDILQLPPTGTLICPTVMPVQGQPRSYYDPFGDKHVQVDPHCVRFLIDSRRRIKMGLRAEHTNGRMGYYRALPDGQASLIVRVFLPQPGEAYVDMPRMTDDTFGGDALQAYNDDGTATGEGPGHCFGEMEYHDPAIVVGAGPALRTGSCVTHVIAGAEGLVRQAGRMLLGVDVQPIA
- a CDS encoding VWA domain-containing protein is translated as MLNFRFDQPELLWLLLLAVPIVWLGRRSLASLDPTRRWTAVGLRLAVLAVLVFMLAGLQLERRHSDLTVMAVVDQSESVRRFAQPPTPAQRPGPTAEQHHTIEQWQQQWLYQATRGRRQDDRFGMITYDGRPTVRSLPSPVVNITPGTIDQPVEGTDAAAGLRTALALFPGDTGQRMLWVSDGNDGTIDATGRVDGSAVLDAAREAAAAGIAIDVVPLSYRLDREVMVEGIYAPTEVREGQTVALRVVLRSTHRARGTLHLLHDDEPVNLNPEGNRMGVPITPDDWTAEGDDGDAVDDTGTSNGASQPGRYVAVTNVEIPLHYAGVSRFEAVFDPASGHDQITANNRAEAFTLVAGEGRVLFVDNVGGDSGTVLPRALQSRGILLDIVTPRSLPTRLTQLQRYDGIVLQNVPADLFTTPQHRMLAEYVHDLGGGLVMVGGPESFGAGGWANTHVDRVLPVESQIPSQRVMPSGALVLVIDRSGSMSANVAGTRYNRQEIANEAAVLALQALFPQDLIGVVVFDRQADWVVDVQPASDQQRIASRIRSIQPRGGTHIYPGLVEATNALRQLSPQDAAVRHIVLLTDGMDNPGLQSDYPGVVRDMLDNDISLTTVGIGEASEIDGALLEDLANRGGGEFYHVTNPADLPQIFIKEARTIRQNLVKEQTFTPQLQNTGSPIMANVTGVPELHGLVLTGEKDDPRVVTPILGPDGEPVFAHWQVGLGRAAAFTSDATNRWATPWLQWDGYADFWARTMRYIARPSVTQEADLVTSIRGQSLNVRLDLGSDILTLNNGDADGEQPRVFGTILRPDGTTETIDLQQTGPGIFEATAAADVTGSYIVSLTAPGPDGERRSVYGGANRPPGGELRRFESNTALLQQVAELTGGRVFDPADAEAANLFERTFEFESRSIRPLWRVLLVWLIVLFLLDVACRRIAWDLPAIWGWTRTRADAMLGLFQARDDQQTEATLATLKHRRAAATQGRAASSEGDAASAAPPAPARKRKFEADPNAKPAADLHESVGGATDQPTPGASQMAREQADREQADADAHDTTNRLLAAKRRARQNADRNR